A genomic stretch from Pseudomonadota bacterium includes:
- a CDS encoding decaprenyl-phosphate phosphoribosyltransferase: MRGLVALVALARPKQWVKNIFVFTALIFARHTEAGGEQVSAITDASAVADSLVAFACFCLASSAVYFFNDFRDLEEDRCHPVKRNRPLAKGDLPAWVGIAGFVVCAGGALGAALAALGVVAAAVVGTYVALNLLYSAGLKHVVIIDVLIIAAGFVLRILAGAAAIPAMPSTWLILCAITISLFLGFTKRRAEVVLLGDKAHEHRRVLAHYSTAFLDQMISIATAATVVCYILYTVDERTLDLVGSRLLILTVPFVLYGIFRYLYLVYHAEAGGDPTRTVFTDVPMLLTGAGWAATCITVILFGRGIMDALA, translated from the coding sequence ATGAGAGGCCTCGTCGCGCTCGTCGCTCTCGCTCGCCCGAAGCAGTGGGTGAAGAACATCTTCGTCTTCACGGCGCTCATCTTCGCGCGGCACACGGAGGCCGGGGGCGAGCAGGTCAGCGCGATCACCGACGCGAGCGCGGTCGCCGACTCGCTGGTCGCCTTCGCGTGCTTCTGCCTGGCGTCGAGCGCCGTCTACTTCTTCAACGACTTCCGCGATCTCGAGGAGGATCGCTGCCACCCGGTGAAGCGGAACCGGCCGCTCGCGAAGGGCGACCTCCCGGCGTGGGTGGGGATCGCCGGGTTCGTCGTCTGCGCGGGAGGCGCGCTCGGCGCGGCGCTCGCGGCGCTCGGGGTCGTCGCCGCGGCGGTCGTCGGGACCTACGTCGCCCTCAACCTCTTGTACTCCGCCGGCCTGAAGCACGTGGTCATCATCGACGTGCTCATCATCGCCGCCGGCTTCGTCCTGCGGATCCTCGCCGGCGCCGCCGCGATCCCCGCGATGCCGTCCACGTGGCTCATCCTCTGCGCGATCACGATCTCGCTCTTCCTCGGGTTCACGAAGCGTCGCGCCGAGGTGGTGCTCCTCGGCGACAAGGCGCACGAGCACCGCCGCGTGCTCGCGCACTACTCGACCGCGTTCCTCGACCAGATGATCTCCATCGCGACCGCGGCGACGGTCGTCTGCTACATCCTGTACACGGTCGACGAGAGGACCCTCGATCTGGTGGGCTCGAGGCTCCTCATCCTCACGGTCCCGTTCGTGCTGTACGGGATCTTCAGGTACCTTTACCTCGTTTACCACGCCGAGGCCGGCGGCGATCCGACGCGCACGGTGTTCACCGACGTCCCGATGCTCCTCACGGGCGCCGGGTGGGCGGCCACGTGCATCACCGTGATCCTCTTCGGTCGCGGCATCATGGACGCGCTCGCCTGA
- a CDS encoding EamA family transporter translates to MIRGFVLLGVAVLFNGAANVLMKKGMIGADAGGGAAAMIKHYLTSWPLIVGLVLFAVNVIAYTQALSRLPLSVAYPIMVALTGVIVITGSHLLFKESIGWIQWAGYVLIVAGVVCVAR, encoded by the coding sequence ATGATTCGCGGGTTCGTTCTCTTGGGCGTCGCGGTGCTGTTCAACGGCGCCGCGAACGTGCTCATGAAGAAGGGCATGATCGGCGCGGATGCCGGCGGCGGCGCGGCCGCCATGATCAAGCACTACCTGACCTCGTGGCCGCTGATCGTCGGCCTCGTGCTCTTCGCCGTGAACGTCATCGCCTACACCCAGGCGCTGAGCCGCCTCCCGCTGTCGGTGGCCTACCCGATCATGGTCGCGCTCACCGGGGTCATCGTCATCACCGGATCGCACCTCCTCTTCAAGGAGTCGATCGGCTGGATCCAGTGGGCGGGCTACGTGCTGATCGTCGCCGGCGTCGTGTGCGTGGCGCGGTGA
- a CDS encoding HEAT repeat domain-containing protein encodes MRGAVIRAAHQGIALAACALSALAAACSDDLRPLPPADLEARAAVLTEVQARLAELQGADVLKAVSLLRHADHRVRRAAALRLMEMGPAAAPAVEDLASALGDEEPRVRTAAARALSKTGSAAAVEPLAACLGDGERQVRLWCWKALRGLGDGTIPALADMLVTGSEMRKLSYKDEAGRKRHWQDELTERLAAVGAPAVEPLAAKMGIEDPQLRGALLRTFGLMGPEGKGALPVVISLLENAADADTRVRAMQAIEKIGDLHPDVMPSLRRAAESKDKKISAQATKTLRALEKAAKAKPKTKPKKKSAAKPKPEPKEKPPI; translated from the coding sequence GTGCGTGGCGCGGTGATCCGCGCGGCGCACCAGGGCATCGCCCTCGCCGCCTGCGCCCTCTCGGCGCTCGCCGCGGCCTGCTCCGACGATCTGCGCCCGCTCCCGCCGGCGGATTTGGAGGCGCGCGCGGCCGTCCTCACGGAGGTGCAGGCTCGTCTCGCCGAGCTCCAGGGCGCGGACGTCTTGAAGGCCGTCTCCCTCCTGCGCCACGCGGATCACCGCGTGCGGCGCGCCGCCGCGCTCCGCCTCATGGAGATGGGGCCTGCCGCGGCCCCCGCCGTCGAAGATCTCGCGTCGGCGCTCGGGGACGAGGAGCCGCGAGTCCGCACCGCCGCCGCCCGCGCGCTCTCGAAGACCGGCTCTGCCGCGGCCGTCGAGCCGCTCGCCGCCTGCCTGGGCGACGGCGAGAGGCAGGTGCGGCTGTGGTGCTGGAAGGCGCTGCGCGGGCTCGGCGACGGGACGATCCCCGCGCTCGCGGACATGCTCGTGACCGGGAGCGAGATGCGGAAGCTCTCCTACAAGGACGAGGCCGGGCGCAAGCGCCACTGGCAGGACGAGCTGACGGAGCGGCTCGCGGCCGTGGGCGCGCCCGCGGTGGAGCCGCTCGCGGCCAAGATGGGGATCGAGGACCCGCAGCTCCGCGGCGCCCTGCTCCGGACCTTCGGCCTCATGGGCCCGGAGGGCAAGGGCGCCCTCCCCGTGGTGATCTCCCTCCTCGAGAACGCCGCCGACGCCGACACGCGCGTCCGCGCCATGCAGGCGATCGAGAAGATCGGGGATCTCCACCCGGACGTGATGCCGTCTTTGAGGCGCGCCGCCGAGTCGAAGGACAAGAAGATCTCGGCGCAGGCGACCAAGACGCTCCGCGCGCTCGAGAAGGCGGCGAAGGCGAAGCCGAAGACCAAGCCGAAGAAGAAGAGCGCGGCCAAGCCGAAGCCCGAGCCGAAAGAGAAGCCGCCGATCTAG